TCGAACCGCTCCGTCCCTTGCTATCGCTTTCGATCGGATCGTCGCTTGCCATCAATTCGCATGAGACTTCCACTCACGAAATAGCTTCCGGCTATGGCCACTATCATCGCTCGTGAGAGAAAGATCGGATCGCAGAACCTCGAGGAGGGTTGACGGGCCCCGCTGCGGTTCCGAACAAAGGAACTGCCGGTGACGAGCGACAGTACCCTTATCTCCCGTCCCACGCCGCCGACAGCGGGATGCGGATGTCGTCATCCTCGGAGATCATGTACTCGTAGCCGCCGTCCTCGAGTTGGTCGGGGTCGGTGAACTGGCGGACGAACGTCTGGCGTCCGACGCCGACGGTGTACCGGTTGCCGTGCCCGGACTCGATGTCCTCGATTTCGTAGACGCCGTTGCCGCGGCCGCGCTGGCCACTCGCAGCCAGTTTCTCCTTGGGGTCAGCGTCGTCGCGCCACGGGTTAGAGTCGTCGTTGTCGACGTAGACGAACCCGGTGTGGCGCTCGAGGTCGCTGCGTCCGCGCATGAGCTGAACGTCGAGTTCGTTCTCGAGGCTCATGCCGCGAGTGAAGTCCTCGACGACGCCGCCGACGAAGCCCTGGGACTCCTCGACGAGTGGCTCCTCTTCGTCAGTGGGGGCCAGCAGCGTGCCGTCGTGGACGTAGGCGTACTCGGAGTCGCCGCCCTCGACGCAGTAGACCCCGAAGAAGCCCTCGAACTCGAACGTATCGTCGACGACGACCTCGTCCTTTTCGAACGAGCAGACGACGTAGTCCGTGCGGCCGGTCGTCAGTTCGACCTTGAGCGCGCGGCCCTCGCCGCCGGCGACCTCGACCTCCTCGACGTCCTCGACGACGCGCTCGCCGTCGTAGTGCTCGATGAGCGAGAGGAACTCGCTCTCTACGTCCTCGCCCTCGCGGTTGAACAGCGCGTAGTCGAGGGAGTCCGGATTGCCGTCGCGGTCGGGCGGGTGGCCGTCGGCCAGCGCCACTTCGTCGAACTCGCCGAACGTGGTGAGCCGGAGGTGGACGCCCTCCGCGTTATCGTCGCGGTGGCCGTAGTGGTCGATCACGTCCCAGTCGACGGTCACTTTCGAGCCGGGGGAGTCGTCGCGGGCGACGTTCGTGAGGTAGTTGAAGCCGCTGCCGTTCTCCTGGTTGTACTCCGTGTCCTCGCCGTAATCGGGCTTGGGAACGTCCTCACCGGCGTAGGTGCCGCCGTCCTGGGGAACGAGGTCGACGCCCTCTGCAGACGCCTCGCCGGCCTGCCCGTGGAAGCTAAACACGTGGTCGTCGCCGCCGGCGACTCGGAAGAGGTCCACGCCGTAGGAGTGGGCCTCGTCAACCTCGATCATCGCCGTCGTCCGGCGGTACTCTTCACACTGGTCGTAGGCGCGGAACGCGTCGACATCGATCAGGTTCACCCGCTCGTCCTCGCCGTCGAAGTGCCGCGGGATGCCGACCCAGTGGCTGTCTTGCTCCGACTCGTCGACGGTCACCGTGTTGTGGCTGATCGTGTTCTCCGTCCAGTTGAGTCGCTTGGGGTGGCTACCGGTTTCTTCCGGATAGCCGAGGTCGGGCGCGAGTTCGAGGTCGTGAGCTGCGACACCGATGTTGAGTGCGTCCTTGTGGTTGTGGGAGTGAGTTCCGTTTCGGCCGTAGTACATCCAGATAGCGCGCTTTGCGTTGCCGAGGGCTGCCTGCTCGTCGTCCTGATCTTCCTCGTCGAGAACGGCGATCTCGTACAGCGCCATCAGATAATTGTCGGAGTCGTCGTTCTTGCCGACACACTCCAGGTACATCTCGTTGGTTCCCTCGAGGAGGTCGAGGTCGTACGAGATGGTGTCGCGATCGTCGGCGTCGGCCATGAAGTCGATCGTGTCGACGAGTTCGTCGTTGACGTACAGCTCGTAGATTCCGTAGGTGGTCGGACCGAACAGGGCATCGATCTCGAACTCGTACTCGCCGCCCTCCGCGAGGTCGAACTCGAAACGCCACCACTCGCCCACGTCATTGGCCTGTAGCTGGATCGCCTCGGGGAAGCTGTCGTTGACCTCGACCGATGCCTCGACGAAGATCTCCGAGGTGTCGAACGCGCCAGCGCGAATCTGCAGGCCGTAGTTGTTTCCGTCTTTGAGGGCTGCAAAACCGTATCCTGGGAGATTTCGGCTGGGGAGGTCGAGAGGGCCTTCGGCCTGGATGATCGCATCGATTTCCTCGGAGAGTCCTTCGGGATCCTCGTCGAAGATCGACCCCTGGATGCCGTCCGTGGAATACCCCTGGTCGAAGTGCCACACCTGGGCGAACAGGGACTCTCCGATCACCTCGAACCCTTTCTGAATGCTGGTCGAGTTCCACTCAGAGGTGTACGGTCCGTGCTGGTTTCCGATCTGCGGGGTAAACCGGTCGATTACGAGCAACGGCACGTTCACGTCCAGCGACTGCTGGAGCTTCGGGTGCTGGTAGAGATCCGCGCCGTCGAACCCGTCGTACCCCTGGAGGTAGTCGGCGACCTCGCGGGTGCCG
The sequence above is drawn from the Natrononativus amylolyticus genome and encodes:
- a CDS encoding heparinase II/III domain-containing protein, which produces MLATTGAGILGGLLSTAGTAGAQESDALNAKTRPTIWTEEDRENARNNVEQYDWAEDQRDSAISRVESRLEDWQGRFGSDADTPDLESLWRVVTSQKIPRGAGPGPTRFISQDGERDGQMWKTDTGVDNPEGEGTITVPTNDFEAYRQSGLDDRGMFDPDLADDDLLVNEEHPELGEGWGVDDGWGWYDEENVLGAGEGTRWNFVAHYNHWAVWHHGGGISRVLTELTDAYLLTGDQEYARAGTVMLDRIADVYPEMDMTVYTETLHGFWNSHGGMQTGKVVGAYWESNALRPIIQAYDAFFPAMEGDDELVEFLEAKTDEFPGLEEKDSVEKIRKNIEDNILREILPAMKNINMDSGGNSALVQAARVLDEPDGYSKEAIEWVFQPGEHIFDGDVWDEEPENWNATGGGLLVPMVDVWDRDGYNNRAGPGYNTIQLSGTREVADYLQGYDGFDGADLYQHPKLQQSLDVNVPLLVIDRFTPQIGNQHGPYTSEWNSTSIQKGFEVIGESLFAQVWHFDQGYSTDGIQGSIFDEDPEGLSEEIDAIIQAEGPLDLPSRNLPGYGFAALKDGNNYGLQIRAGAFDTSEIFVEASVEVNDSFPEAIQLQANDVGEWWRFEFDLAEGGEYEFEIDALFGPTTYGIYELYVNDELVDTIDFMADADDRDTISYDLDLLEGTNEMYLECVGKNDDSDNYLMALYEIAVLDEEDQDDEQAALGNAKRAIWMYYGRNGTHSHNHKDALNIGVAAHDLELAPDLGYPEETGSHPKRLNWTENTISHNTVTVDESEQDSHWVGIPRHFDGEDERVNLIDVDAFRAYDQCEEYRRTTAMIEVDEAHSYGVDLFRVAGGDDHVFSFHGQAGEASAEGVDLVPQDGGTYAGEDVPKPDYGEDTEYNQENGSGFNYLTNVARDDSPGSKVTVDWDVIDHYGHRDDNAEGVHLRLTTFGEFDEVALADGHPPDRDGNPDSLDYALFNREGEDVESEFLSLIEHYDGERVVEDVEEVEVAGGEGRALKVELTTGRTDYVVCSFEKDEVVVDDTFEFEGFFGVYCVEGGDSEYAYVHDGTLLAPTDEEEPLVEESQGFVGGVVEDFTRGMSLENELDVQLMRGRSDLERHTGFVYVDNDDSNPWRDDADPKEKLAASGQRGRGNGVYEIEDIESGHGNRYTVGVGRQTFVRQFTDPDQLEDGGYEYMISEDDDIRIPLSAAWDGR